A window of Vigna radiata var. radiata cultivar VC1973A unplaced genomic scaffold, Vradiata_ver6 scaffold_185, whole genome shotgun sequence contains these coding sequences:
- the LOC106778862 gene encoding uncharacterized protein LOC106778862, whose amino-acid sequence MAKEQQKHDPGAFTNSLRTQNQELQGKGEAEKEEAEAPFTLSVTSKVLYMLGDITAGPASMFAQWLQLVRKRTSNYRTSGFPHRSSTMPSSLGGSIEDVKKDQQTEISLWERLGKAEMLDIESSSFSWDRLSSLHHTEHTSSNEHSEDEMNRALEVTVNSGGVVFFAFFNGRESGDGCSKEETAVIKISSSRMATQSERLGYEFAKWLGVQTPQARVIHNTSLEWIQIKEATEKARDSASSAGDAIVELTCTELLEALDLSRCLMFMSYVHGSPLLESSRTFESQEYAERTSAALGRVLMLDLVIRNEDRLPCRQLRWRGNSANLLLTEKVISANVDTIGETFNSAVNRYGPRVSRALQKEKRSTSVDSRMNSHNFGSVSQYPGLSDIKYTSIPTHMNMKSQTSGESMLTNFNIVAIDSGVPRRPPAGKRADDQVNYPKLVELLLNSSEFSSNLLHDITGGRLGCPHLEDTNTTTDVHTDDVASLVHEFRNGFRAALMDMQGFHIFLLTLHQKLDNLLRLFMNAIGKISSGESEKEDAVVHDLPSPAFAGSCLSPSIKERHANDIHQDYCSDSESQRTAPRASSSSGSRDCCDSASPASREGWHGKHPKGSAESLRCLRLTTKLRDLHKFAKVDSESNKELEQWNEMLKNDAVKLCLENNFNTGFFGGGDNNTVVDAYELKVRLEHILERIALISEAANTERPSAVTNNLFIGGALAARSTYTLQHLGITHILCLCTNEIGQSDSQFPDLFTYKNFSVCDNEDSNISSIFEEACDFVDYVEKAGQSVLVHCFEGKSRSATLVLAYLMLRKKFTLLEAWNALKRVHRRSQPNDGFAKILLELDQKLHGKVSMEWQQRKPMMKICPICGKNAGLSSSSLKLHLQKSHKKLSSGSVDSAMTMEIQKALTTLKISRGGSVSPTQRQSHSMVDG is encoded by the exons aTGGCAAAAGAGCAGCAAAAGCATGATCCTGGGGCATTCACCAACTCTTTGCGAACCCAAAACCAG GAATTGCAGGGTAAAGGTGAAGCGGAAAAGGAGGAGGCGGAGGCCCCTTTCACTCTCAGCGTCACCTCCAAG GTTTTGTACATGTTGGGAGACATCACAGCAGGGCCTGCGTCTATGTTCGCGCAATGGCTCCAATTAGTTCGTAAACGCACTTCCAATTATCGCACTTCTGGCTTCCCTCATCGTTCTTCCACCATGCCTTCTAG CCTGGGAGGATCTATTGAGGATGTGAAAAAGGATCAGCAAACAGAAATTAGTTTGTGGGAGAGGCTTGGTAAAGCTGAAATGTTGGACATTGAATCGAGTTCATTTTCTTGGGACAGACTCTCTTCACTTCACCACACTGAACACACTAGCAGCAACGAACATTCTGAGGATGAAATGAACCGAGCACtcgag GTAACAGTAAATTCTGGAGGGGTAGTCTTCTTTGCCTTTTTCAACGGTCGTGAGAGTGGTGATGGTTGTTCAAAAGAAGAAACAGCGGTTATAAAGATATCGTCTTCAAGAATGGCAACACAATCCGAACGTCTCGGTTATGAATTTGCCAAGTGGTTGGGAGTTCAAACTCCTCAG GCTAGAGTCATCCACAATACCAGTTTAGAGTGGATACAAATAAAGGAAGCTACTGAGAAAGCAAGAGATTCAGCAAGTTCTGCAGGTGATGCAATTGTTGAACTGACATGCACAGAACTTCTAGAAGCACTTGATCTTAGCCGATGTCTCATGTTTATGAG TTATGTGCATGGTTCACCCTTGCTTGAAAGCTCTAGAACTTTTGAGTCACAGGAATATGCAGAACGAACATCAGCAGCCCTTGGCAGAGTACTGATGTTGGATCTAGTCATCAGAAATGAAGATAGGCTCCCTTGCCGGCAGCTTAGATGGCGTGGGAATTCTGCAAATTTGTTATTGACTGAAAAAGTAATCTCTGCAAATGTGGATACAATAGGAGAAACCTTTAATTCTGCAGTGAACCGATATGGACCAAGGGTGAGTAGGGCActtcaaaaagagaaaaggtcAACATCAGTTGATAGTAGAATGAATTCTCATAATTTTGGTTCGGTATCACAATACCCTGGTCTTTCTGACATCAAATACACATCAATACCCACTCACATGAATATGAAAAGTCAAACATCAGGAGAATCAATGCTAACTAACTTTAACATCGTGGCAATTGATTCTGGCGTACCCCGTCGACCCCCTGCTGGAAAGCGGGCAGATGACCAAGTTAATTATCCTAAGTTGGTTGAGTTACTACTGAATAGCTCTGAGTTTTCTTCTAACTTATTACATGATATAACTGGAGGGAGATTAGGATGTCCTCATCTAGAAGACACCAACACAACAACTGATGTTCACACAGATGATGTAGCATCACTAGTTCATGAGTTCCGTAATGGTTTTCGTGCCGCTCTCATGGACATGCAGGGATTCCATATATTCCTACTCACACTTCATCAAAAACTTGATAATTTGTTAAGGTTATTTATGAATGCTATAGGCAAAATATCATCAGGAGAGTCTGAAAAGGAGGATGCAGTGGTTCATGACTTACCTTCACCAGCTTTTGCTGGCAGTTGTCTTTCCCCATCTATTAAGGAGAGACATGCTAATGATATTCATCAAGATTATTGTAGTGATTCAGAATCACAGAGAACTGCTCCAAGGGCATCATCATCTTCAGGCAGTAGAGATTGCTGTGACTCTGCCTCTCCTGCGTCACGAGAAGGTTGGCATGGAAAGCACCCTAAAGGAAGTGCGGAGTCACTTCGTTGTTTGCGCTTGACAACCAAGCTTCGTGACTTACATAAATTTGCCAAG GTTGACTCAGAATCTAATAAAGAATTGGAACAGTGGAATGAAATGCTAAAAAATGATGCAGTCAAGTTATGCTTGGAGAACAATTTTAACACAGGATTTTTCGGGGGCGGTGATAACAACACTGTTGTTGATGCATACGAACTGAAG GTCAGACTTGAGCATATCCTTGAGAGGATTGCACTGATATCTGAGGCTGCAAATACAGAGAGACCATCTGCTGTTACAAATAATCTGTTCATCGGTGGAGCTTTGGCTGCAAGATCTACATACACCCTACAACACTTGGGAATTACGcatattttatgtttgtgtACAAATGAAATTGGCCAATCAGATTCTCAGTTTCCTGATCTATTCACATACAAAAATTTCTCT GTGTGTGACAATGAAGATTCTAACATCAGCAGCATATTTGAAGAGGCTTGTGATTTTGTAGATTATGTTGAGAAAGCCGGTCAGAGTGTTTTAGTTCATTGCTTTGAGGGGAAAAGCAGAAGTGCCACTTTGGTCCTCGCTTACCTTATGCTTAGGAA GAAATTCACTTTGTTAGAAGCATGGAATGCTCTAAAACGAGTTCATCGTCGATCTCAGCCCAATGATGGTTTTGCAAAGATCTTACTTGAGCTAGACCAGAAATTGCATGGCAAGGTTTCAATGGAGTGGCAGCAACGGAAACCAATGATGAAAATATGTCCCATCTGTGGCAAGAATGCTGGACTAAGTAGTAGTTCACTTAAACTCCATCTTCAGAAATCACACAAAAAGCTTTCTTCAGGGAGTGTGGATAGTGCCATGACAATGGAGATCCAGAAAGCATTAACAACTTTGAAGATTAGCCGTGGTGGGAGTGTTAGTCCCACACAAAGGCAGTCTCATTCAATGGTTGATGGATAA